The Ectothiorhodospiraceae bacterium BW-2 nucleotide sequence CTATCGATCGCGATATTGTTAGCACGAATGATCTCGCCTATCAAAATACCCAATTTAACTCGGGTTCTGGCCGCCTCGGTATAGGCCGAAGCGGAGAGTTTAAAATCACTACCCTCAGGCATAGTCATGTTCTGCTTCGCCTGCTCTAAAAGCAGTTGAGTCTCCTGCTCAACCAAGGAGGTTGGGGCGGTGATAGGGTTTAGCTCCAGTAACTTACCCAGCACATTTTTCTTAACTTGCTGACGAATACGCTGCTTTAGCTCTCGCTCCATATTGGCTCGAACCTCGTTGCGTAGCTGCTCTAGCGAACCATCTTCGATACCAAACTTTTTCGCGAACGCCTCATCCAACTCAGGCAGAGAGGGGCGCTCAACCTTGTGGACAGTCACTTGAAAGTGTACCGGCTTACCGGCGACAGTGGTGAGGCGATAATCGTCGGGAAACTGTAGCTCCAGCGTCAGTTCACGACCCGCTTCGCCCCCAACTAACCCCTCTTCAAAACCGCTAATCATCCGCTTACCACCGATGGTCACGACATAGTTCGAGGCGCGGTTACCACTAAACTCCTCACCATCAATCGTACCGTGAAAGTCAACAGTGAGTCTATCACCGTCGATAGCCGCCTCACTAATCTCCTCCCAGCTCGCCTGCTGTTTGCGCAGGGTTTCGAGCATCTTATCGAGGTCGGCATCGGTCACCTCAGCCTCTACCCGCTCGATCTCAATGCCCTCAAGGGGGGCTAGCTCCAGCTTAGGTAAAATCTCAAAGGTCGCCACATACTCAAACTGATTCCCCTCCTCCTTGAACTGGCTGAATACGGGCGTATTGACCGGCCGTAACTCCTCCTGATGCAGCGCCTCAGCAAAACTTTGTTGAATTAATTCACTGGTAATTTCGTTACGAATCGAAGCGCCATACTGCTGTTTTAACACCCGAAACGGCACCTTGCCCGGACGAAACCCCTTCATCCGCACCGTCTTTCCCATCGAATTAAGACGACGTTCGAGCTGTGCTTCAACTCCTGCATCGGGAATTTGGACAGTTAATTTTCGTTCGATATCTCCCGTTGCTTCAACAGAAACCTGCATAGATGGAACTCCTTAAAAACAGAATAGTAGGGCAAAAACGGCGGCCATTATAACGATTAATAGGGTGCACCACTAGCGCTTTTCACGCTAACGGGGGTTTGTGTTGAGCTCTTTGGGCTAACTGCTGCTGCTGCACCTGCATCACATGGTGCTGAATTAGCTGCTGGTCGTCATCAAACAGATACTCAAACTCCATGCCGGTACGCCATAGCGACTCCTCTGGCTGCCATAGTGAGTAGATCACCTTGGCCACCACTTGTAGCGGCAGCCCGATAGCGGGTAGCTCTAGCTGCAATAGTAGCTGAGAGTCTCGCTCTAGCGGCTGCTGAAGCAGTAGCGCCATACCGCTAGCGCTCAAATTGACGCTATGGTGACCTCGGTTAGCAATATCGTTGTGCCGCTGATGGCGTTGGCGCATCGCTTCAACCTCACCCCGCAGAGCGTCTATTTTGCTATTTAGCCGCATCAACAGTTCACCTAGGTCGGGATAGTGCTGCTCGACACGGTGCAGCCCCTGCAAAATCGCCTGCTCCTGCTGCAACTGCTCACCGGAGAACTCTCTTACAGCTAGGTAGTCGGTGCGAATTGCGTCAATCTCAGCCGCAGTTACCTCTCTCCAACCCACAGAGAGCACACTATCTACCCGAAAATGGCGGCGACGATTTTCCAACGCTAGCTTGTCAATCGCTCTAATTAGGCGCAATCACCAGCTCAACGCGGCGGTTAATGGCACGATTCTCTTCGCTATCGTTCGCCACTAGCGGTTTGGTATCGGCTAACCCCTTAACCTCCATCTGATTCTCCCGCAGCAGCCCCGACTGGAGCATAAATTGCAGGACTGAGACCGCTCGCGCCGAAGAGAGCTCCCAGTTAGAGCGAAAACGGGCGGTACTAATCGGCACATCATCGGTATGGCCGTTGACCACCACTCGACCATCGAGTGAGGCCACCTCTTCGGTAATCCGCTCCATAGTCGGTAAAAAGTCGTTCATTAATGTGGCCGAACCAGAGGGAAAGGAGCCGTTCTCTTTAATGCGGATAATCACCTTATCCTCTACGGTCTCCACCTCGACTAAATCCTGCTCAATCTCCCGTATTAGCTGCTGCTGTAGCTGTGCTGCGGTCTCCTCCGCCTTGCGTTCGGCCGCCTGCTGCGCCACCACTTTAGCTTCCGCCTCGGCTAATAACTGTCTCGCTCGCTCCATCTCCGCTTCGCTAAACTGTTTTCCCCCCTCATTAGGAGTCAGTTCGATATTCGGCTTCTCTATGGTCGTCGTCTGCTTGACCTCATTAATGGGTGTCGGTTGCGGCTTACCGGGGCTAAACTCTTGCGCAATAATGCTAGTCCCTTTCGGGGTATCTTCCGCCTTGACCTCCCGCTGCACCCCAAACGCCTTCTCTAGCGATCCGGCCACCATTTTGAACTTTTGCGCCTCGATCTCCGAAAAAGAGAGCAGCAGCACAAAAAAGCACATTAACAGCGACATTAGGTCGGCAAAGGTCATCACCCAAGGCGGTGCCCCGGGTGGGGGACACTTCGGACAATCGCAACTCTCTGACACAGCTCTGCTCTACTCCTCTTCAACCTTGCGTTTAGAAGGGGGGAGATAGGTAGCGAGCAGCTCTTTGATAATGTAGGGGTTGTGCCCCGCCTGAATCGACTGCAGACCATCGATAATTAACGATTTGATCCGCTTTTCGTCTGCCGCACGCAGCCCCAACTTATCGGCCGCAGGCAGGGCGAACATATTGGCGATCATCGCGCCATAAAGGGTGGTCAGCAGTGCGACCGCCATCGCCGGTCCAATCGCTTTTGGATCATCCATATTAGAGAGCATCTGCACCAGACCAATCAAGGTACCTATCATCCCCATCGCTGGCGCATAGTCGCCAAACCCTTTAAAGATGGAGGCCCCTAGCTCATGTCGTTCACTAGTCTGCTGCATATCCTTCTCCATCACACTGCGAATCATCTCCGGACTATGGCCATCGACCATCATCTGAATCCCTTTTTCTAAAAACGGATCCGAGATTTCGCGCCCCTCTAGCGCCAGCAGCCCCTCCTTACGGGCTATCGCCGCCATCTCCTCAATCTCCTCTACTAGCGTATCAGTGCTCGGCAGCTTGTTAAATAGCGCTTTCATAAAGACCTTCATGGCACCAAAAAACTGCGCCATACTGAACTTCATCATCACTGCGCCAAAAGTTCCCCCTAACACAATGAGCATTGAGGGCGGGCTAAGAAACATGCCTGGACTCGCACCGAGAACAATCGCTGCAATCATGACCACCCAAGCCCCTAACAAACCAACTAATGTTGCTAAATCCACCCTCTCATACTCCAACTATTCAGAGAATCCCACCCGATACCCGCAGGCACACTCAACAATAATGCCACATTTGCAACTTAATCGTCAGTCGTCAGCAAAAACTTTAACCCCAAAAAGGGCTGGGGCGGCTACAGAGTTAATTCCACTGACCGGTCCGCAGTCACCTATCAACACAGCCATCGCGGCTGTTCAGCACTTACTGGCTCTGCGACACCATATACTCAATCGCAGCCATCAGATCATCATCTGAGCAGGTACCACAAGTGCCCCGTGGCGGCATCGCCCCCTTGCCGCTAATCGCAGTCGCTAGCAGCGCCTCCATCCCGAGTGCGATTCGGGGTGCCCACGCCTCAACATTGCCTAAGAGCGGTGCCCCCGCCGCGCCAGTCGCATGACAAGCAAAGCAGGAGGCTTGATAGATCGCCTCACCCGATCTCGCCCCTCCGGCGGGCGCTGCCGGCTCTGCGGCCGCAACAACGATAGGATCACCGGTATTGAGTTTACCCACCGGGGCGATGCGCAAGGCAACCGCCTCAGGGCTCATATCGCCACTACTCGAAGGGAGGTAGGCAGTCGTTATCAATCGACTTAACCCAGCCAATACCAGCGCCAAAACAACAAAGATAGCGATACTCATCCCAAAATTCGTTGACTCTTTTTTCACAGCACACTCCAAAAATAAGCTTTATAAATAACGGTGCCAACCCAAACCGGACACCACACCACACCGGCAGAGGCACGCCCCCTGCCAACCGTTGTCGGCGATTATAGCAAATATCAGCAAAAACGAATATGAAACCGTTTTGAAGTTAGCTGACAGCTCGGCGCACAGATAGGTTTAATTAACTAGCCAATCTCGTTACAATCGGGTTTTTCCATCCACCACTACGGAACTCAAACCCATGGCCGACAAAGATACCCCCCCCAAAACCGAGCACAGCACCGAGGATCCACTGCTAAAGGGGTACCAGCAGCTACTCGACTCAATTGAGACGCAAAATCGACAACAACCCCTGACTCAACGAATCGACACAGCGCTAGAGAAGCTATCAGAACTGACCGAACTGACCCGAGAGGAGATAGATCACCTCGGCGACTACCT carries:
- a CDS encoding trigger factor — its product is MQVSVEATGDIERKLTVQIPDAGVEAQLERRLNSMGKTVRMKGFRPGKVPFRVLKQQYGASIRNEITSELIQQSFAEALHQEELRPVNTPVFSQFKEEGNQFEYVATFEILPKLELAPLEGIEIERVEAEVTDADLDKMLETLRKQQASWEEISEAAIDGDRLTVDFHGTIDGEEFSGNRASNYVVTIGGKRMISGFEEGLVGGEAGRELTLELQFPDDYRLTTVAGKPVHFQVTVHKVERPSLPELDEAFAKKFGIEDGSLEQLRNEVRANMERELKQRIRQQVKKNVLGKLLELNPITAPTSLVEQETQLLLEQAKQNMTMPEGSDFKLSASAYTEAARTRVKLGILIGEIIRANNIAIDRQRVDDKLQEIAIAYEQPTAIIDWYRSHPESMNQIESAVIEDQVIDWVLENCQVTTTQSSFEKLVNNL
- a CDS encoding cytochrome c5 family protein, with the translated sequence MSIAIFVVLALVLAGLSRLITTAYLPSSSGDMSPEAVALRIAPVGKLNTGDPIVVAAAEPAAPAGGARSGEAIYQASCFACHATGAAGAPLLGNVEAWAPRIALGMEALLATAISGKGAMPPRGTCGTCSDDDLMAAIEYMVSQSQ
- the pomA gene encoding flagellar motor protein PomA; translated protein: MDLATLVGLLGAWVVMIAAIVLGASPGMFLSPPSMLIVLGGTFGAVMMKFSMAQFFGAMKVFMKALFNKLPSTDTLVEEIEEMAAIARKEGLLALEGREISDPFLEKGIQMMVDGHSPEMIRSVMEKDMQQTSERHELGASIFKGFGDYAPAMGMIGTLIGLVQMLSNMDDPKAIGPAMAVALLTTLYGAMIANMFALPAADKLGLRAADEKRIKSLIIDGLQSIQAGHNPYIIKELLATYLPPSKRKVEEE
- a CDS encoding type VI secretion system protein TssL, giving the protein MTFADLMSLLMCFFVLLLSFSEIEAQKFKMVAGSLEKAFGVQREVKAEDTPKGTSIIAQEFSPGKPQPTPINEVKQTTTIEKPNIELTPNEGGKQFSEAEMERARQLLAEAEAKVVAQQAAERKAEETAAQLQQQLIREIEQDLVEVETVEDKVIIRIKENGSFPSGSATLMNDFLPTMERITEEVASLDGRVVVNGHTDDVPISTARFRSNWELSSARAVSVLQFMLQSGLLRENQMEVKGLADTKPLVANDSEENRAINRRVELVIAPN